A single genomic interval of Carassius auratus strain Wakin unplaced genomic scaffold, ASM336829v1 scaf_tig00216542, whole genome shotgun sequence harbors:
- the rag2 gene encoding V(D)J recombination-activating protein 2 — translation MTLQPLTAVNCAGLMQPGFSLLELDGDVYLFGQKGWPKRSCPTGIFGVRIKNGELKLRAISFSNNSCYLPPLRCPAIAHVEPHDGSPECYLIHGGRTPNNELSSSLYMLSVDSRGCNRKVTLCCQEKELVGDVPSARYGHTLSVILSRGKTACVLFGGRSYMPPTERTTENWNSVVDCPPQVFLIDLEFGCCTAHTLPELTDGQSFHVALAREDCVYFLGGHILNSDCRPPRLIRLRVELLLGSPILTCTVLHEGLTITSAIVAPVGYHEYIVLGGYQSETQKRMECTYIGLDDVGVHMEPREPPQWTSEVTHSRTWFGGSLGKGSALIAIPSEGNPAPPDAYHFYQVNFQKEQDGETSAQGCSQESTDFEDSAPLEDSEELYFGREPHELENSSDGEGDTYNEEDEEDESQTGYWIKCCLTCQVNPNTWEPYYSTELTRPAMIFCSRGEGGHWVHAQCMELPESLLLRLSQDNCKYFCLDHRVLPMQEMTPPRQIMPVKRVPMKMTHRKAPVSMKMTPAKKSFLRRLFD, via the coding sequence ATGACCTTACAGCCTCTGACTGCTGTGAACTGTGCTGGCCTTATGCAACCAGGCTTCTCCTTATTAGAGCTGGATGGTGACGTTTACCTCTTTGGTCAAAAGGGCTGGCCAAAACGCTCATGTCCAACTGGGATATTTGGTGTACGCATAAAAAACGGAGAACTTAAGCTGCGTGccatttcattttcaaacaacTCTTGTTATCTCCCTCCCCTCCGATGTCCTGCTATAGCTCATGTTGAGCCTCATGATGGCAGTCCTGAGTGTTACCTCATTCATGGTGGCCGAACACCCAACAATGAGCTGTCCTCAAGTCTCTACATGTTAAGTGTAGACAGCAGAGGATGTAATCGCAAAGTCACACTGTGCTGTCAAGAAAAAGAGCTGGTTGGAGATGTTCCTAGTGCTCGATACGGCCACACCCTCAGCGTGATCCTTAGCCGAGGGAAGACCGCCTGCGTTTTGTTTGGCGGCAGGTCCTACATGCCCCCCACCGAAAGGACCACGGAAAACTGGAACAGCGTGGTGGACTGTCCACCACAAGTCTTTCTTATCGACCTAGAGTTTGGTTGCTGTACGGCCCACACCCTCCCCGAGCTCACGGACGGCCAGTCTTTTCACGTAGCTCTTGCGAGAGAGGACTGTGTCTACTTCCTTGGCGGTCACATTCTCAACTCTGATTGCCGACCACCTCGTTTGATCCGCCTACGTGTAGAGCTTCTCTTAGGAAGCCCTATCCTCACCTGTACTGTTCTTCATGAAGGTCTCACCATTACCAGTGCCATAGTTGCTCCTGTTGGCTATCATGAGTACATAGTTTTGGGCGGCTACCAGTCTGAGACTCAGAAGCGCATGGAGTGCACGTACATTGGCCTGGATGATGTCGGAGTCCACATGGAGCCTCGTGAACCTCCTCAGTGGACCAGTGAGGTAACCCACAGCCGTACTTGGTTTGGTGGCAGCCTGGGCAAAGGAAGTGCCTTGATTGCAATCCCCTCTGAAGGAAACCCAGCTCCACCAGATGCTTACCATTTCTATCAGGTGAACTTCCAGAAGGAACAAGATGGAGAAACATCAGCTCAGGGATGCAGCCAGGAGTCCACTGATTTTGAGGACTCTGCACCTTTGGAAGACTCTGAGGAGCTATACTTTGGAAGAGAACCTCATGAGCTGGAGAATAGCAGTGATGGAGAGGGTGACACCTACAACGAGGAAGACGAGGAGGATGAATCTCAGACAGGCTATTGGATCAAGTGCTGTCTAACCTGCCAGGTGAACCCTAACACCTGGGAGCCATACTACTCTACTGAGCTCACCAGACCTGCCATGATCTTCTGCTCTAGAGGCGAAGGTGGACACTGGGTCCATGCCCAGTGCATGGAGCTCCCTGAAAGCCTTTTGCTTCGCCTTTCTCAAGACAACTGCAAGTACTTCTGCTTGGATCACAGAGTCCTGCCCATGCAGGAGATGACTCCACCACGCCAGATAATGCCAGTGAAGAGAGTCCCAATGAAAATGACCCATCGCAAAGCTCCTGTTTCAATGAAAATGACCCCAGCTAAGAAGAGCTTTTTGCGGAGACTTTTTGACTGA